Proteins encoded within one genomic window of Ottowia sp. SB7-C50:
- the rpsK gene encoding 30S ribosomal protein S11, whose protein sequence is MAKSPASNAAQRVRKKVRKNISDGIAHVHASFNNTIITISDRQGNALSWASSGGQGFKGSRKSTPFAAQVASEVAGRAAMEQGIKNLDVEIKGPGPGRESSVRALAALGIRITSISDVTPVPHNGCRPQKRRRI, encoded by the coding sequence ATGGCCAAATCTCCCGCCAGCAACGCCGCCCAGCGCGTGCGCAAGAAAGTCCGCAAGAACATTTCGGACGGCATTGCCCACGTGCACGCGTCGTTCAACAACACCATCATCACCATCAGCGACCGCCAGGGCAACGCCCTGTCGTGGGCGTCGTCGGGTGGCCAGGGCTTCAAGGGCTCGCGCAAGTCCACGCCGTTCGCGGCGCAGGTTGCGTCCGAGGTGGCCGGCCGTGCCGCGATGGAACAGGGCATCAAGAACCTGGACGTCGAGATCAAGGGCCCTGGCCCCGGTCGCGAGTCGTCGGTGCGTGCACTGGCCGCGCTGGGCATCCGCATCACGTCGATTTCTGACGTGACCCCGGTGCCGCACAACGGCTGCCGTCCGCAGAAGCGCCGCAGGATCTGA
- a CDS encoding chalcone isomerase family protein produces MPHNFREMNYMTIGIWVKSVLLAAALVSTPLVQAQSKKFEPTAQVAGQSLQINGHGTRYRAVIPVYEIAFYTTSKATTAEQLLALPGAKRVSFIALRDIATDQLGIAMVRGMRENADPSRHAVIAGFMDKLSRVFSTVTKVGPGQTFRLDYVPGKGTTFYVDNVQKGETVTDAGFIEAMLRIWVGPGRWTAV; encoded by the coding sequence ATGCCGCACAACTTCAGGGAGATGAACTACATGACGATTGGAATCTGGGTCAAAAGCGTGTTGCTCGCTGCGGCGCTGGTGTCGACCCCCTTGGTTCAGGCCCAAAGCAAGAAATTCGAGCCCACGGCGCAGGTCGCCGGCCAAAGCCTTCAGATCAACGGGCACGGGACACGCTACCGCGCAGTCATCCCAGTCTACGAAATCGCTTTCTACACGACTTCCAAGGCTACGACCGCGGAGCAACTGCTGGCGCTGCCCGGTGCCAAGCGCGTGAGCTTCATCGCATTGCGCGATATTGCCACCGACCAGCTTGGCATTGCGATGGTGCGCGGGATGCGTGAAAACGCCGACCCTTCCCGGCACGCCGTGATCGCCGGCTTCATGGACAAGCTGTCGCGCGTCTTCAGCACCGTGACGAAAGTGGGCCCAGGGCAGACCTTCCGGCTGGACTATGTGCCGGGCAAGGGCACCACGTTCTACGTGGACAACGTGCAGAAGGGCGAAACCGTCACCGACGCCGGCTTCATCGAAGCCATGTTGCGCATCTGGGTTGGCCCAGGCCGGTGGACAGCCGTTTGA
- the rpsE gene encoding 30S ribosomal protein S5, whose protein sequence is MAKFQARTQGDGPEDGLREKMIAVNRVTKVVKGGRILGFAALTVVGDGDGRVGMGKGKSKEVPAAVQKAMEEARRNMLKVSLKDGTIHHNVTGHHGAAVVMMAPAPRGTGIIAGGPMRAVFEVLGITDIVAKSHGTSNPYNMVRATLDALRHSTTPAEVAAKRGKSVEDIFAA, encoded by the coding sequence ATGGCAAAGTTTCAGGCAAGAACGCAGGGTGACGGTCCGGAGGACGGCCTGCGCGAGAAGATGATCGCGGTCAACCGCGTGACCAAGGTGGTCAAGGGTGGCCGTATCCTCGGTTTCGCCGCGCTGACCGTGGTGGGCGACGGCGACGGCCGCGTCGGCATGGGCAAGGGCAAGTCCAAGGAAGTGCCCGCCGCCGTGCAGAAGGCCATGGAAGAGGCCCGCCGCAACATGCTGAAGGTGTCGCTCAAGGATGGCACCATCCACCACAACGTGACCGGCCACCATGGCGCCGCTGTCGTGATGATGGCGCCCGCCCCGCGCGGTACCGGCATCATCGCCGGCGGCCCGATGCGCGCCGTGTTTGAGGTGCTGGGCATCACCGACATCGTGGCCAAGAGCCACGGCACGTCGAACCCCTACAACATGGTGCGCGCGACGCTGGATGCGCTGCGCCACAGCACCACGCCGGCCGAAGTGGCGGCCAAGCGCGGCAAGTCGGTCGAAGACATCTTCGCCGCCTAA
- a CDS encoding ATP-dependent helicase — translation MTASLNLAQQDAVNHLRGPCLVLAGAGSGKTRVITHKIARLIQTGVDGKRIAAITFTNKAAAEMRERARGLVGKAAGEVLICTFHALGVRLLREDGAALGLKPHFSILDSDDVLSLLKDCGTTTDAATARQWQWTISGWKNAGLNAAAALAQATSEGERQTAQLMARYEERLSAYQSVDFDDLIGLPLRLLQQNEQVTEKWQARLAHVLVDEYQDTNATQYELMKRLVGARGSFTAVGDDDQSIYGWRGATLDNLRRLPLDFPQLKVIKLEQNYRSTGAILRAANNVIGPNPKLFPKRLYSELGEGEPVRVVACDHEAHEADRAVARIQSLRQTSTHKDWRDFAILYRANHQAKVFEQALRRAQIPYKVSGGQSFFDRAEIKDLCAWLRLWVNEDDDPAFLRAVTTPKRGIGHQTLAQLSEFAAKAHLSLFGALYAHSLGAALPARAVGSLQEFGRELNDLRYRARHAVGRDAARTLLDDWLAAIHYEKHLHDTSDSPGQAAARWSNVIDFRDWMADRCGGQVADAAGVSRPEEPRTLLDVAQTISLISTLNEREQDPNVVTLSTLHAAKGLEWPHVVLAGVNEGLLPFRPDEDAGAAAQAARIEEERRLMYVGITRAQRTLVVSWTRRRKRGREIVAAQPSRFIAEMALDQATVREDPREKLKALRAEFAQRAASQPTGA, via the coding sequence ATGACCGCATCCCTCAACCTGGCCCAGCAAGACGCGGTCAACCACCTGCGCGGGCCGTGCCTGGTGCTGGCCGGCGCGGGCTCGGGCAAGACGCGCGTCATCACCCACAAGATTGCCCGCCTGATCCAGACCGGCGTCGACGGCAAGCGCATCGCCGCCATCACCTTCACCAACAAGGCCGCCGCCGAGATGCGCGAGCGCGCGCGCGGCCTGGTGGGCAAGGCGGCGGGCGAGGTGCTGATCTGCACCTTCCACGCCCTGGGCGTGCGCCTGTTGCGTGAAGACGGGGCGGCGCTGGGGCTGAAGCCGCACTTCAGCATCCTCGACAGCGACGACGTGCTCAGCCTGCTCAAGGACTGCGGCACCACCACCGACGCCGCCACCGCGCGCCAGTGGCAATGGACCATCAGCGGCTGGAAGAACGCGGGCCTGAACGCCGCGGCCGCGCTGGCGCAGGCCACCAGCGAGGGCGAGCGCCAGACCGCGCAACTGATGGCGCGCTATGAAGAGCGCCTGTCGGCCTACCAGAGCGTCGATTTCGACGACCTGATTGGCCTGCCCCTGCGCTTGCTACAACAAAATGAGCAGGTGACCGAGAAGTGGCAAGCGCGGCTGGCCCATGTGCTGGTGGATGAGTACCAGGACACCAACGCCACGCAGTACGAGCTGATGAAGCGGCTGGTCGGCGCGCGCGGCAGTTTCACCGCGGTGGGCGACGACGACCAGAGCATCTACGGCTGGCGCGGCGCGACGCTGGACAACCTGCGGCGCCTGCCGCTGGACTTTCCGCAGCTGAAGGTCATCAAGCTGGAGCAGAACTACCGCTCCACCGGCGCCATCCTGCGCGCCGCCAACAACGTGATCGGGCCCAACCCCAAGCTGTTTCCGAAGCGGCTCTATTCCGAGCTGGGCGAAGGCGAGCCGGTGCGCGTCGTCGCCTGCGACCACGAGGCCCACGAGGCCGACCGCGCCGTCGCGCGCATCCAGTCCTTGCGGCAGACGTCGACGCACAAGGACTGGCGCGACTTTGCCATCCTCTACCGCGCCAACCACCAGGCCAAGGTGTTCGAGCAGGCGCTGCGGCGCGCGCAGATTCCGTACAAGGTTTCGGGCGGGCAGAGCTTCTTCGACCGGGCCGAGATCAAGGACCTGTGCGCCTGGCTGCGCCTGTGGGTCAACGAGGACGACGACCCCGCCTTCCTGCGCGCCGTCACGACGCCGAAGCGCGGCATCGGTCACCAGACCCTCGCGCAGCTGAGCGAGTTTGCGGCCAAGGCGCACCTGTCGCTGTTCGGCGCGCTGTATGCGCATTCGCTGGGCGCGGCGTTGCCGGCGCGCGCGGTGGGCAGTCTGCAGGAGTTCGGGCGCGAACTGAACGACCTGCGGTATCGCGCGCGCCACGCCGTCGGCCGCGACGCTGCGCGCACCTTGCTGGACGATTGGCTGGCGGCCATCCATTACGAAAAGCATCTGCACGACACCAGCGACAGCCCGGGGCAGGCGGCGGCGCGCTGGAGCAACGTGATCGACTTCCGCGACTGGATGGCCGATCGATGTGGCGGCCAGGTGGCCGACGCCGCTGGTGTGTCGCGCCCCGAGGAGCCGCGAACCCTGCTCGACGTGGCGCAGACGATTTCGCTCATCTCGACGCTGAACGAGCGCGAGCAGGACCCGAACGTGGTCACGCTGTCCACCCTGCACGCGGCCAAGGGCCTGGAATGGCCGCACGTGGTGCTGGCGGGCGTCAACGAGGGTCTGCTACCCTTTCGTCCCGACGAGGACGCGGGCGCCGCCGCACAGGCCGCGCGCATCGAGGAAGAGCGCCGCCTGATGTACGTGGGCATCACGCGCGCGCAGCGCACGCTGGTCGTCAGCTGGACGCGCCGCCGCAAGCGGGGCCGCGAGATCGTGGCGGCGCAACCCAGCCGCTTCATCGCCGAAATGGCCCTGGACCAGGCCACGGTGCGCGAAGACCCGCGCGAAAAGCTGAAGGCGCTGCGCGCCGAGTTTGCGCAGCGTGCGGCCAGCCAGCCGACCGGCGCCTGA
- the rplO gene encoding 50S ribosomal protein L15, with protein sequence MELNSIKPADGAKKARRRVGRGIGSGLGKTAGRGHKGQKSRAGGYHKVGFEGGQMPLQRRLPKRGFKSASLKYNAEVTLSDLERLGAAEVDVLALKKAGLVREIVKVVKVIKSGELTKAVKLTGVGATAGAKAAIEAAGGALA encoded by the coding sequence ATGGAACTCAACAGCATCAAGCCCGCCGACGGCGCCAAGAAGGCGCGCCGCCGCGTGGGTCGCGGCATCGGCTCCGGCCTGGGCAAGACGGCCGGTCGCGGCCACAAGGGCCAGAAATCGCGTGCCGGTGGCTACCACAAGGTCGGCTTCGAAGGCGGCCAGATGCCGCTGCAGCGTCGCCTGCCCAAGCGTGGCTTCAAGTCGGCCTCGCTCAAGTACAACGCCGAAGTGACCCTGTCCGACCTGGAGCGCCTGGGCGCTGCCGAAGTGGACGTGCTCGCCCTCAAGAAGGCCGGGCTCGTGCGCGAGATCGTCAAGGTGGTGAAGGTCATCAAGTCCGGCGAACTGACCAAGGCCGTCAAGCTGACGGGCGTCGGCGCGACCGCCGGTGCCAAGGCTGCCATCGAGGCCGCCGGTGGTGCGTTGGCCTGA
- the rplQ gene encoding 50S ribosomal protein L17, producing the protein MRHGNGLRKLNRTSAHRQAMLRNMMNSLIEHEAIKTTVPKAKELRRVVEPMITLAKKDSVANRRLAFARLRDDASVTKLFTDLGPRYNARPGGYTRILKMGFRVGDNAPMAFVELVDRPVAADGEQAAE; encoded by the coding sequence ATGCGTCACGGCAACGGCCTTCGCAAACTCAACCGCACCAGCGCCCACCGTCAGGCGATGCTGCGCAACATGATGAACTCGCTGATCGAACACGAAGCGATCAAGACCACGGTCCCCAAGGCCAAGGAACTGCGCCGCGTCGTCGAGCCCATGATCACCCTGGCCAAGAAAGACAGCGTGGCCAACCGCCGCCTGGCCTTCGCCCGCCTGCGCGACGACGCCAGCGTGACCAAGCTGTTCACCGACCTGGGCCCGCGCTACAACGCGCGTCCGGGTGGCTACACCCGCATCCTGAAGATGGGCTTCCGCGTGGGCGACAACGCCCCCATGGCCTTCGTGGAGCTGGTCGATCGTCCGGTGGCTGCAGACGGCGAGCAAGCCGCTGAATAA
- the rplF gene encoding 50S ribosomal protein L6, producing the protein MSRIAKMGVAVPQGVDVQIKEDQITVKGSGGELKLAANDLVNVVAKDGKLSFEPANESREANAMSGTMRQLVNNMVVGVSKGFEKKLTLVGVGFRAQAQGNKLNLAIGYSHPVNFEMPAGVTVTTPTPTEIIVKGADRQVVGQLAANIRDARPPEPYKGKGIRYADERVVIKETKKK; encoded by the coding sequence ATGTCCCGCATTGCAAAGATGGGCGTCGCCGTTCCTCAGGGCGTCGACGTTCAGATCAAGGAAGACCAGATCACCGTCAAGGGCAGCGGTGGTGAGCTCAAGCTCGCCGCCAACGACCTGGTGAACGTGGTGGCCAAGGACGGCAAGCTGTCGTTCGAGCCGGCCAACGAGTCGCGCGAAGCCAATGCCATGAGCGGCACCATGCGCCAGCTGGTGAACAACATGGTGGTGGGTGTCAGCAAGGGCTTCGAGAAGAAGCTGACGCTGGTGGGCGTAGGCTTCCGTGCCCAGGCTCAAGGCAACAAGCTGAACCTGGCCATCGGTTATTCGCACCCGGTCAACTTCGAAATGCCGGCGGGCGTCACCGTGACCACGCCGACGCCGACCGAAATCATCGTCAAGGGCGCCGATCGCCAGGTGGTGGGCCAGCTGGCCGCCAACATCCGCGACGCCCGTCCGCCCGAGCCCTACAAGGGCAAGGGTATCCGGTATGCCGACGAACGCGTCGTCATCAAGGAAACCAAGAAGAAATAA
- the rpmD gene encoding 50S ribosomal protein L30: MATEQKTVKVQLVRSPIGCKESHRATVRGLGLRKLNSVRELQDTPAVRGMINKIDYLVKIV, encoded by the coding sequence ATGGCAACCGAGCAGAAAACCGTCAAGGTTCAGCTGGTTCGCAGCCCCATCGGCTGCAAGGAATCGCACCGCGCCACCGTGCGCGGCCTGGGCCTGCGCAAACTGAACAGCGTGCGCGAACTGCAGGACACGCCTGCGGTGCGCGGCATGATCAACAAGATCGACTATCTGGTCAAGATCGTCTGA
- the rpmJ gene encoding 50S ribosomal protein L36, giving the protein MRVSASVKKICRNCKIIRRKGVVRVICTDPRHKQRQG; this is encoded by the coding sequence ATGAGAGTTTCAGCTTCGGTCAAGAAGATCTGCCGCAACTGCAAGATCATTCGCCGCAAGGGCGTGGTGCGCGTGATCTGCACCGACCCGCGCCACAAGCAGCGCCAGGGCTGA
- the secY gene encoding preprotein translocase subunit SecY produces the protein MATSGPQIAKTGKYGDLRRRLVFLLLALVVYRIGAHIPVPGINPDQLRQLFQGQQGGILNLFNMFSGGALSRFTVFALGIMPYISASIIMQLMTYVVPTFEQMKKEGEAGRRRITQYTRYGTLALALFQSFGIAVALEASQGLVIAPGWGFRLTAVVSLTAGTMFLMWLGEQITERGLGNGISILIFAGIAAGLPNAVGGLLELVRTGAMSIIVALFIVALVCLVTYFVVFVERGQRKILVNYARRQVGNKVYGGQSSHLPLKLNMAGVIPPIFASSIILLPATIVGWFSAGDSMRWLKDIASTLTPGQPIYVMLYAAAIIFFCFFYTGLVFNSRETADNLKKSGAFIPGIRPGDQTARYIDKILMRLTLAGAIYITAVCLLPEFLILRYNVPFYFGGTSLLILVVVTMDFMAQVQNYLMSQQYESLLKKANFKTAL, from the coding sequence GTGGCCACCAGCGGACCGCAAATCGCGAAAACCGGCAAGTACGGCGACCTGCGTCGCCGGCTGGTGTTTCTGCTGCTCGCGCTGGTCGTGTACCGCATCGGCGCGCACATTCCCGTGCCTGGCATCAACCCGGACCAGCTGCGTCAGCTGTTCCAGGGCCAGCAGGGCGGCATCCTGAACCTGTTCAACATGTTCTCGGGTGGTGCGCTGTCGCGGTTCACGGTGTTCGCGCTGGGCATCATGCCGTACATCTCGGCGTCGATCATCATGCAGTTGATGACCTACGTCGTGCCGACCTTCGAGCAGATGAAGAAGGAAGGCGAGGCGGGACGTCGCAGGATCACGCAGTACACCCGCTATGGCACGCTGGCCCTGGCGCTGTTCCAGTCGTTCGGCATCGCCGTGGCGCTGGAAGCATCGCAAGGCCTGGTCATCGCTCCGGGCTGGGGCTTCCGCCTGACCGCGGTGGTCAGCCTGACGGCCGGCACCATGTTCCTGATGTGGCTGGGCGAACAGATCACCGAGCGCGGTCTGGGCAACGGCATTTCGATCCTGATCTTCGCCGGCATTGCTGCCGGTCTGCCGAATGCCGTGGGCGGGCTGCTGGAGCTGGTGCGCACCGGCGCGATGAGCATCATCGTGGCGCTGTTCATCGTGGCCCTGGTGTGCCTGGTGACCTACTTCGTCGTGTTCGTCGAGCGCGGCCAGCGCAAGATCCTGGTGAACTACGCACGCCGTCAGGTGGGCAACAAGGTGTATGGCGGCCAGTCGTCGCACCTGCCGCTCAAGCTGAACATGGCTGGCGTGATTCCGCCGATCTTCGCGTCGTCGATCATCCTGCTGCCGGCCACCATCGTGGGCTGGTTCAGCGCGGGCGATTCGATGCGCTGGCTGAAGGACATCGCATCGACGCTGACGCCGGGGCAACCCATTTACGTCATGCTGTATGCGGCGGCCATCATCTTCTTCTGCTTCTTCTACACGGGCCTGGTGTTCAACAGTCGTGAGACGGCCGACAACCTGAAGAAGAGCGGTGCGTTCATTCCGGGCATTCGTCCGGGCGATCAGACGGCGCGGTACATCGACAAGATCCTGATGCGGCTGACGCTGGCGGGCGCCATCTACATCACGGCCGTGTGCCTGCTGCCGGAATTCCTGATCCTGCGCTACAACGTGCCGTTCTATTTCGGTGGCACGTCGCTGCTGATCCTGGTGGTGGTGACGATGGACTTCATGGCGCAGGTGCAGAACTACCTGATGAGCCAGCAGTACGAGTCATTGCTCAAGAAGGCCAATTTCAAGACTGCGCTGTGA
- the rpsM gene encoding 30S ribosomal protein S13 — translation MARIAGINIPPHKHAEIGLTAIYGIGRTRARKICEACGIPYSKKVKDLTDADQEKIRDAIAQFIIEGDLRRETTMNIKRLMDIGCYRGFRHRRGLPMRGQRTRTNARTRKGPRKAAQALKK, via the coding sequence ATGGCACGTATTGCTGGTATCAACATTCCGCCGCACAAGCACGCCGAAATCGGCCTGACGGCGATCTACGGCATTGGCCGCACGCGCGCACGCAAGATCTGCGAAGCCTGTGGCATTCCGTATTCCAAGAAGGTCAAGGACCTGACGGACGCCGATCAGGAAAAGATCCGCGATGCGATCGCACAGTTCATCATCGAGGGCGACCTGCGCCGCGAGACCACGATGAACATCAAGCGCCTGATGGACATCGGCTGCTACCGCGGTTTCCGTCATCGCCGCGGTCTGCCGATGCGCGGTCAGCGCACGCGCACCAACGCCCGCACCCGCAAGGGCCCGCGCAAGGCCGCGCAGGCGTTGAAGAAGTAA
- a CDS encoding DNA-directed RNA polymerase subunit alpha has protein sequence MQTQLLKPKAINVEPLGHNKAKVTLEPFERGYGHTLGNALRRVLLSSMIGYAPTEVTIAGVLHEYSSIDGVQEDVVNILLNLKGVVFKLHNRDEVTLSLRKDGEGVVTAADIQTPHDVEIINPEHVIANLSQGGKLDMQIKVEKGRGYVPGTLRRYADEPTKSIGRIVLDASFAPVKRVSYAVENARVEQRTDLDKLVMEIETNGAVNAEDAVRASAKILVEQLAVFAQLEGSVEEVFGAQASQRGGAASFDPILLRPVDELELTVRSANCLKAENIYYIGDLIQRTENELLKTPNLGRKSLNEIKEVLASRGLTLGMKLENWPPSGLDKR, from the coding sequence ATGCAAACCCAACTGCTGAAACCCAAAGCGATCAACGTCGAGCCCCTGGGCCACAACAAGGCGAAGGTCACGCTCGAGCCGTTCGAGCGCGGCTATGGCCACACCCTGGGCAACGCGCTGCGTCGCGTGCTGCTGTCGTCCATGATCGGCTATGCGCCGACCGAGGTGACGATTGCCGGCGTGCTGCACGAATACTCGTCCATCGACGGCGTGCAGGAAGACGTGGTCAACATCCTGCTCAATCTCAAGGGCGTGGTGTTCAAGCTGCACAACCGCGACGAAGTCACGTTGAGCCTGCGCAAGGACGGCGAAGGCGTGGTCACCGCCGCTGACATCCAGACTCCGCACGACGTCGAGATCATCAACCCCGAGCACGTCATTGCCAACCTGTCGCAAGGCGGCAAGCTCGACATGCAGATCAAGGTCGAGAAGGGCCGTGGCTACGTGCCGGGCACGCTGCGCCGCTACGCTGACGAGCCGACCAAGTCCATTGGCCGCATCGTGCTGGACGCGTCGTTCGCGCCCGTCAAGCGCGTCAGCTACGCCGTCGAGAACGCGCGCGTCGAGCAGCGTACCGACCTGGACAAGCTGGTCATGGAGATCGAGACCAACGGCGCCGTCAACGCCGAAGACGCCGTGCGCGCTTCCGCCAAGATTCTGGTGGAGCAGCTGGCCGTGTTCGCGCAGCTTGAGGGCAGCGTCGAAGAAGTGTTCGGTGCGCAGGCCTCCCAGCGTGGCGGGGCCGCCAGCTTCGACCCGATCCTGCTGCGTCCGGTGGACGAACTCGAACTGACCGTGCGCTCGGCCAACTGCCTGAAGGCCGAGAACATCTATTACATCGGCGACCTGATCCAGCGTACCGAGAACGAACTGCTGAAGACCCCCAACCTGGGTCGCAAGTCGCTCAACGAGATCAAGGAAGTGCTGGCGTCGCGCGGCCTAACCCTCGGCATGAAGCTCGAGAACTGGCCGCCGTCCGGCCTGGATAAAAGGTAA
- a CDS encoding AEC family transporter — MAEILAVTFPFFALVLCGYLAARSRLLPIDAVPGLNMFVLYFALPCMLWRFGSTTPLLQLFDPMIAAVWLAAAAVLIASTTWLARRQGAGWPDAALGALVAAFPNSGFMGVPLILALLGAQAVGPVMATLLVDLVVTTSLCIGLAHLGAGAADGQGPLQAVARTLKGVLRNPMPWSILLGALSGALGLALWAPLGRAVELLADAASPVALFTIGAVLARSQMQVKAAPVQARLNDVGAVTAAKLLLHPMLVWGLGTLAATTGALPPAALVPLVLTAALPSASNVSLLAERYGADNGRVARIILWSTALAFFTFAGAVALLR, encoded by the coding sequence TTGGCCGAAATCCTCGCCGTCACCTTTCCGTTCTTCGCCCTCGTGCTGTGCGGCTACCTGGCCGCGCGCTCGCGCCTGCTGCCGATCGACGCGGTGCCGGGGCTGAACATGTTCGTGCTGTATTTCGCGCTGCCGTGCATGTTGTGGCGGTTCGGCAGCACGACGCCCCTGCTGCAGCTGTTCGACCCGATGATCGCCGCGGTGTGGCTGGCGGCGGCGGCGGTGCTGATCGCCAGCACCACATGGCTCGCGCGGCGCCAGGGCGCCGGCTGGCCCGACGCCGCACTGGGCGCGCTGGTCGCGGCATTTCCCAACTCGGGCTTCATGGGGGTGCCGCTCATTCTGGCCCTGCTGGGTGCGCAGGCGGTGGGGCCGGTGATGGCGACGCTGCTGGTGGACCTGGTGGTGACGACCTCGCTGTGCATCGGGCTGGCCCATCTGGGCGCAGGTGCGGCGGACGGGCAAGGCCCCCTGCAGGCCGTGGCGCGCACGTTGAAAGGCGTACTGCGCAACCCGATGCCGTGGTCGATTCTGCTGGGCGCCTTGTCGGGCGCGCTCGGGTTGGCCTTGTGGGCGCCGTTGGGTCGCGCTGTTGAACTGCTGGCCGACGCCGCATCGCCCGTGGCCTTGTTCACCATCGGTGCCGTGCTGGCGCGCTCACAGATGCAGGTGAAAGCCGCGCCCGTCCAGGCGCGCCTGAACGACGTCGGCGCCGTCACCGCGGCCAAGCTGCTGCTCCATCCGATGTTGGTGTGGGGCCTGGGCACGCTGGCAGCCACGACAGGCGCGTTACCGCCTGCGGCGCTGGTGCCGCTGGTGCTGACGGCCGCTTTGCCATCGGCCAGCAACGTGTCGCTGCTGGCCGAACGCTATGGCGCCGACAACGGGCGCGTGGCGCGCATCATCCTCTGGTCCACCGCGCTGGCGTTCTTTACCTTCGCGGGCGCGGTGGCTTTGCTGCGC
- the rpsD gene encoding 30S ribosomal protein S4: protein MARYLGPKAKLSRREGTDLFLKSARRSISDKAKFDVKPGQHGRTSGQRTSDYGLQLREKQKVKRMYGVLEKQFRRYFAEADRRRGNTGANLLFLLESRLDNVVYRMGFGSTRAEARQLVSHKAVTVNGQPVNIPSYMVKTGDVVAVREKSKKQTRVQEALQLAGQVGFPAWVEVNADKAEGTFKKVPDRDEFGADINESLIVELYSR, encoded by the coding sequence GTGGCACGTTACCTCGGCCCCAAGGCCAAACTCTCCCGCCGTGAAGGCACCGACCTGTTCCTGAAGAGCGCACGCCGCTCGATCAGCGACAAGGCCAAATTCGACGTCAAGCCCGGCCAGCACGGCCGCACTTCGGGCCAGCGCACCTCCGACTACGGTCTGCAACTGCGCGAGAAGCAGAAGGTCAAGCGCATGTACGGCGTGCTCGAAAAGCAGTTCCGCCGCTACTTTGCCGAGGCCGACCGCCGCCGTGGCAACACCGGCGCCAACCTGTTGTTCCTGCTCGAGTCTCGCCTGGACAACGTCGTGTACCGCATGGGCTTCGGCTCGACGCGCGCCGAAGCGCGTCAGCTGGTGTCGCACAAGGCCGTCACCGTGAATGGCCAGCCGGTCAACATCCCGTCGTACATGGTCAAGACCGGCGACGTGGTGGCCGTGCGCGAAAAGTCCAAGAAGCAGACCCGCGTGCAGGAAGCGCTGCAGCTGGCCGGCCAGGTGGGCTTCCCGGCATGGGTCGAAGTCAATGCCGACAAGGCCGAAGGCACGTTCAAGAAAGTGCCTGATCGCGATGAATTCGGTGCCGATATCAACGAATCGCTGATCGTCGAACTGTATTCGCGCTGA
- the rpsH gene encoding 30S ribosomal protein S8, producing the protein MSMSDPIADLLTRIRNAQMVAKQTVSVPSSKVKVAIAQVLKDEGYIDGFEVKSDGGKSELEIALKYYAGRPVIERIERVSRPGLRVYKGRDAIPQVMNGLGVAIVTTPKGVMTDRKARATGVGGEVLCYVA; encoded by the coding sequence ATGAGCATGAGTGATCCCATCGCCGATCTGTTGACCCGCATCCGCAACGCGCAGATGGTGGCCAAGCAGACCGTGTCGGTGCCGTCGTCCAAGGTCAAGGTGGCCATTGCCCAGGTCCTGAAGGACGAGGGCTACATCGACGGTTTCGAAGTCAAGTCCGACGGCGGCAAGTCCGAGCTGGAAATTGCCCTCAAGTACTACGCCGGTCGCCCGGTCATCGAGCGCATCGAGCGCGTCAGCCGCCCCGGCCTGCGCGTGTACAAGGGCCGCGACGCCATTCCCCAGGTCATGAACGGCCTGGGCGTGGCCATCGTGACCACGCCCAAGGGCGTGATGACCGATCGCAAGGCGCGTGCCACCGGTGTCGGCGGCGAAGTGCTCTGCTACGTCGCGTAA
- the rplR gene encoding 50S ribosomal protein L18, with the protein MMTKKEQRLRRARQTRIRIADKGVARLSVNRTNLHIYATVVSEDGCRVLASASTAEADMRKELGAAGKGGNVAAAQQIGKRIAERAKAAGVEKVAFDRAGFAYHGRVKALADAAREAGLQF; encoded by the coding sequence ATGATGACCAAGAAAGAGCAGCGTCTTCGTCGTGCACGTCAGACGCGCATCCGCATCGCAGACAAGGGCGTTGCCCGTCTGAGCGTGAACCGCACCAACCTGCACATCTACGCCACCGTGGTGTCCGAGGACGGCTGCCGCGTGCTGGCCAGCGCCTCCACCGCCGAGGCCGACATGCGCAAGGAGCTGGGCGCGGCTGGCAAGGGCGGCAACGTCGCTGCCGCGCAGCAGATCGGCAAGCGCATCGCCGAGCGTGCCAAGGCCGCCGGTGTCGAAAAAGTGGCTTTCGATCGCGCGGGTTTCGCGTATCACGGCCGCGTCAAGGCCCTGGCCGACGCCGCCCGTGAAGCGGGTCTGCAGTTCTAA